The proteins below come from a single Aegilops tauschii subsp. strangulata cultivar AL8/78 chromosome 6, Aet v6.0, whole genome shotgun sequence genomic window:
- the LOC109773264 gene encoding uncharacterized protein, with amino-acid sequence MEPRRAIHRRSGALLLLFAAVFAAAAGASASAIGDKCAACKAVAAELEIGISSEKPRNHLDLRNRLNSKGQREGKVIDYRVSELRIVELLDDLCDKMQDYTLQKLESGEKEWVKVTNWSSFQTDKKAAARAYSKNLSSYCGRLLEETEDELSEWIKTSSAESGNVSQALCQDISKHCQSTSTTAPVDDEL; translated from the exons ATGGAGCCGAGACGAGCGATCCACCGCAGATCCGGCGCGCTCCTGCTCCTCTTCGCCGCCGTATTCGCGGCGGCCGCcggcgcctccgcctccgccatCGGCGACAAGTGCGCCGCCTGCAAAGCCGTCGCG GCTGAGCTGGAGATTGGAATATCAAGT GAGAAACCAAGAAATCACTTGGACTTGCGTAACCGATTAAATTCCAAAGGTCAGCGTGAGGGGAAGGTCATCGATTACAG AGTTAGCGAGCTTCGGATCGTAGAACTTCTGGATGACCTGTGTGATAAGATGCAAGACTATACGCTGCAGAAG TTGGAATCAGGCGAAAAAGAATGGGTGAAAGTAACAAACTGGAGCAGTTTTCAAACTG ATAAGAAAGCTGCGGCACGAGCATACTCCAAAAATCTATCCAGTTACTGTGGAAG GTTACTGGAGGAAACTGAGGACGAG CTTTCTGAGTGGATAAAAACAAGCTCGGCAGAATCCGGGAACGTGAGCCAGGCCCTTTGCCAGGATATTAGCAAACACTGTCAGTCCACAAG TACTACGGCCCCGGTCGACGATGAACTATAA